The following proteins are encoded in a genomic region of Pseudoxanthomonas suwonensis 11-1:
- the accB gene encoding acetyl-CoA carboxylase biotin carboxyl carrier protein: MDLRKIKKLIDLLEESNLAEIEIKEGEESVRLSRIPQGVAVAAPAAALEVRSPAAAPAAAPMPMSSPVEAATGGTPKPGSDLPPGHVVRAPMVGTYYAAPGPDKPAFVTVGQQVKAGDTLGIIEAMKMFNPIEADTSGTVVAILCESGQPIEFDQPLFVIG; encoded by the coding sequence ATGGACCTGCGCAAGATCAAGAAGCTCATCGACCTGCTGGAAGAATCCAACCTCGCCGAAATCGAGATCAAGGAAGGCGAGGAAAGCGTGCGCCTGTCGCGCATCCCGCAGGGCGTCGCCGTGGCCGCCCCGGCCGCCGCGCTGGAAGTGCGCTCGCCCGCCGCGGCCCCGGCCGCCGCGCCGATGCCGATGAGCTCGCCGGTCGAGGCCGCCACCGGCGGCACGCCGAAGCCGGGCAGCGACCTGCCCCCGGGCCACGTGGTGCGCGCACCGATGGTCGGCACCTATTACGCCGCCCCCGGCCCGGACAAGCCGGCCTTCGTGACCGTCGGCCAGCAGGTCAAGGCCGGCGACACCCTGGGCATCATCGAGGCGATGAAGATGTTCAACCCGATCGAGGCCGACACCTCCGGCACCGTGGTCGCGATCCTGTGCGAGAGCGGCCAGCCGATCGAGTTCGACCAGCCGTTGTTCGTGATCGGCTGA
- the accC gene encoding acetyl-CoA carboxylase biotin carboxylase subunit: MLDKVVIANRGEIALRILRACHALGIRTVAVHSTVDRNLKHVAMADESVCIGPAPSTDSYLNMASIIAAAEVTDAQAIHPGYGFLSENADFAERVEQSGFIFIGPKADTIRLMGDKVEAIRAMKAAGVPCVPGSGGPLGDDIVTNARIAREIGYPVIIKAAGGGGGRGMRVVHAEAALKAAIETTKTEAKAAFGNGEVYMEKYLENPRHVEIQVLADGQGNAIHLGERDCSMQRRHQKVVEEAPAPGITAEQRAEIGKVCTEACIRIGYRGAGTFEFLYENGRFYFIEMNTRIQVEHPVTEMVTGIDLVAEQLRIAAGHKLRIRQEDVVLNGHAIECRINAEDPETFFPSPGLIQHFHAPGGPGVRVDTHIYEGYRVPPNYDSMIGKLIVHGPDRETAICRMRVALSEMVVDGIKTNIPLQQRIMRDKGFQAGGQNIHYLEKRLAERKNQSIALG; this comes from the coding sequence ATGCTTGATAAAGTCGTAATCGCAAATCGCGGCGAGATCGCGTTGCGGATCCTGCGCGCCTGCCATGCGCTGGGCATCCGCACCGTCGCCGTGCACTCCACGGTCGACCGCAACCTCAAGCACGTCGCCATGGCCGACGAGTCGGTCTGCATCGGTCCGGCGCCGTCCACCGACAGCTACCTCAACATGGCCTCGATCATCGCCGCCGCCGAGGTGACCGATGCCCAGGCCATCCACCCCGGCTACGGCTTCCTGTCCGAGAACGCCGACTTCGCCGAGCGCGTGGAGCAGTCCGGCTTCATCTTCATCGGGCCCAAGGCGGACACCATCCGCCTGATGGGCGACAAGGTGGAGGCGATCCGCGCGATGAAGGCCGCGGGCGTGCCCTGCGTGCCCGGCTCCGGCGGCCCGCTGGGCGACGACATCGTCACCAACGCCAGGATCGCCCGCGAGATCGGCTACCCGGTGATCATCAAGGCCGCCGGCGGCGGCGGTGGCCGCGGCATGCGCGTGGTCCACGCCGAGGCCGCGCTGAAGGCCGCCATCGAGACCACCAAGACCGAGGCCAAGGCCGCCTTCGGCAACGGCGAGGTCTACATGGAGAAGTACCTGGAGAATCCGCGCCACGTGGAGATCCAGGTGCTGGCCGACGGCCAGGGCAACGCCATCCACCTGGGCGAGCGCGACTGCTCGATGCAGCGCCGCCACCAGAAGGTGGTCGAGGAAGCGCCGGCGCCGGGCATCACCGCCGAGCAGCGCGCCGAGATCGGCAAGGTCTGCACCGAGGCCTGCATCCGCATCGGCTACCGCGGCGCCGGCACGTTCGAGTTCCTGTACGAGAACGGCCGCTTCTACTTCATCGAGATGAACACCCGCATCCAGGTGGAGCATCCGGTCACCGAGATGGTCACCGGCATCGACCTGGTGGCCGAGCAGCTGCGCATCGCCGCCGGCCACAAGCTGCGCATCCGCCAGGAGGACGTGGTGCTCAACGGCCATGCGATCGAGTGCCGCATCAACGCCGAGGACCCGGAAACCTTCTTCCCCAGCCCCGGCCTGATCCAGCACTTCCATGCCCCGGGCGGCCCGGGCGTGCGCGTGGACACCCACATCTACGAGGGTTACCGCGTGCCGCCGAACTACGACTCGATGATCGGCAAGCTGATCGTGCACGGCCCGGACCGAGAGACCGCGATCTGCCGCATGCGCGTGGCGCTGAGCGAGATGGTGGTCGATGGCATCAAGACCAACATCCCGCTGCAGCAGCGGATCATGCGCGACAAGGGCTTCCAGGCCGGTGGCCAGAACATCCACTACCTGGAGAAGCGCCTGGCCGAGCGCAAGAACCAGTCGATCGCGCTGGGGTGA
- a CDS encoding four helix bundle protein — MIGDSKERPHQRLDVWRDAMELAALVYAYSAGFPAEERYGLTAQMRRAAVSVPSNIAEGAARRYAPELVRFLLIARGSLSELDTQLALAPRVGLAAPDQDLLQLLDRTFARLNALIRSIDGAAAVRDEPGSYELPMTNHESRAQSHA, encoded by the coding sequence GTGATTGGTGATTCGAAGGAGCGGCCGCACCAGCGCCTGGATGTATGGCGTGATGCGATGGAACTTGCCGCCCTGGTGTACGCGTACTCGGCCGGCTTTCCCGCCGAGGAACGGTACGGCCTGACGGCGCAGATGCGCCGGGCCGCCGTGAGCGTGCCATCGAACATCGCCGAAGGCGCCGCCCGTCGCTATGCCCCTGAACTCGTACGTTTCCTGCTGATCGCGCGCGGCTCGCTGTCCGAACTGGATACGCAGCTGGCGCTGGCTCCCCGGGTCGGCCTCGCCGCCCCGGACCAGGACCTCCTGCAACTGCTCGACCGCACCTTCGCGCGCCTCAACGCGCTGATCAGGTCGATCGACGGGGCTGCAGCGGTGCGCGACGAGCCGGGCTCCTACGAATTACCAATGACAAATCACGAATCACGGGCCCAATCCCATGCTTGA
- the aroQ gene encoding type II 3-dehydroquinate dehydratase has protein sequence MAKLLVLHGPNLNLLGTREPEVYGRTTLADIDADLAQRATAAGHELESFQSNAEHALVDRVQAARQDGTAFILVNPAAFTHTSVALRDALAAVAIPFIEIHLSNPHAREPFRQHSYFSDKAVGVVCGFGADSYRYALDAALARLPA, from the coding sequence ATGGCCAAACTGCTGGTCCTGCACGGCCCCAACCTCAACCTGCTCGGAACCCGCGAGCCGGAGGTCTACGGTCGCACCACGCTGGCGGACATCGATGCCGACCTGGCGCAGCGCGCCACGGCGGCCGGCCATGAGCTCGAGTCGTTCCAGTCCAATGCCGAGCATGCGCTGGTGGACCGGGTCCAGGCCGCACGCCAGGACGGCACGGCCTTCATCCTGGTCAACCCCGCCGCCTTCACCCACACCTCGGTCGCCCTGCGCGACGCCCTGGCGGCGGTGGCGATCCCGTTCATCGAGATCCACCTCTCCAACCCCCACGCCCGCGAGCCTTTCCGCCAGCACAGCTACTTCAGCGACAAGGCGGTCGGCGTGGTCTGCGGGTTCGGCGCCGACAGCTACCGCTACGCCCTGGATGCGGCGCTGGCGCGGCTGCCGGCCTGA